The DNA sequence TCACCTTTCTCATTTGGAAAATCGTTGGACGGACGAATTCACGCACCGCAACGGAACCAAGCTTCATGGGCCCAAGGTTCATTCCGGCAATTAGTACAACCATCACGAAGCCTGACTTCGTGAACTGGTTTTCGCACTATGGATTCAACTGACTGCGACCTGACTATGTCGCTCAATAAAATGACCGGCTACCAATTCCGCGATCAGCCCGGCCCGTTTAGAAAATCTCCGGGAAATAGAATGTCATGACTGCGTTGACATACTTGTCGCCCACCACGATGCTTTTGTGCCGAGGATCGAGCGCCACGCCGCGCGTCTGCTTCAGCACGCCATAAGGTCCTCCGATGGTATAGCGCGGGGCCACGTCGCCGTCGTCGAGCTGGCTCCACACTCCCACAAAACTGGACGGGTCATTGCGGATTACGCCGGGCGCGCCCATCACAATCAGCTCCTTGGGCGGGTAAACGGCTACCAGCATGTCGCCCGCGTCGCGATCCGACAGCAATGTTTTCGGCCCCTTAATCAAGCGCAGCGGCTTGGCGTTGCCCTCCGCCTTGCGGTCGAAAATCAATATCTGTCCGTTGCGATGGGCTCCGTCCGAATAGCCGCCGGCCACCACCAGTAAGTTGTGGACCGGATCAATGGAGAGCGCACTCGCGCCGCCCGTGCCGATTCCAGTATCCGGCCCTTTTATTTTGCGAATGGGCGCGACATCGCCTTCCGCCAAGCTGGGGAAGACTAAAATTTCATTACCGAGAGGAACGAAGACTTCATTATTCACGGGGTCCAGGCTCAGGCGCATGAAGACGCCGGTGATTTCCGTGTGCGGTCCGCGAATGACCCGGATGGGTGCCACGTCGCCGTCGGCATCGCCGCGATACGTCATTATGGCTTGCGAATAGAGTTGCGGGACGACCAGCTCGTCGCGAATCTGGTTATATGAAAAATCATGAATGGTGCGGGTGAACATGGTGCGCTGACCCGCGATCGAACGAACCGGCTTTGCGCTGCCGTCCGCCAGCCTGGCGAACGCCGCAATCTGCGGATGGGCCACTCAGTTGGCCACCAGTATCTGGTCGCGCTTGCCGTCGTAAACCACCACGTGTGGGTTGCTCATCATGGGCGCGGGCGACTCGAGCGGTCCGCTGCGCACCACGCGAAGCGGAGCAGTGTTGCCGGAGGAGTTGGGTTTGTACACCGTCGCACTGTGATTGCCGAAATTGGTAACCCAAAGCTCATCGTGCGCCGGATCATAGTAGACGCCGGTCGGGTTCTTAATCAGGGTTTTCGGACCGCTCAACACGCGGATGGGCGCTACATCGCCGGTGGCGTTGGCAGAGTAAACATTGATGGCATGAGTCGTGTCATTGGCTACAAATATTTCGCCCCGCTTGGAATCAACCGAGATGGCCGTCGGCCAGTTCAGCTGTGTCTTGGGGCCTTGAATCATGCGTAGCGGCGGGGTGTCGCCGCCGGCCTCGCGTGGATAGATATTGATGGATGGCGGATGCACGTCGCCCGAGCCGCGAATCGAATAGCTGCGCGGAATGGGGAAGTTCTTGCGCCCTGCGCCGCGTCCGGTGGTCTCCACGTCGGACGAGCCATCGGGTCGCTTGTGCACGTTGAACGTGCCCCAGTTGGTGACGTAAATCAGATTTGAAGCGGGATCAAAAGTGATGCCGTGCGGATCGGCCAGTTGCGTCTTCGGCCCCTGCAGAGTGCGCAGCGGAGACTCCATGTCCTTGGCGGACTTTTCAAACGTGACGACCGAGGCATCATCCTGCGCGGTCATCATCATCTCGTTGTGCTCTTCGGAGACGGCGATGCCGAAGGTAAACGGCGGGGTGATCAGCGTGCGCGCCGGTGCGATATCGCCATTCGCGCCATGCGGAAACACCACCATCTTGCCCAGCGTGTCGTTATTCAACGCGTACACATCGCCTGATTTGGGATCGACGTAAAGGGCGCACTGAAATTCCAGCTCGGCGTTCATGCCCTGAATGCGCCGTTTCGGTTCGCTCAATGTCGCGTTGGGCGGGGTGTTTTCGGTGCGGTTGTAATAGAGAATGCTGAACAGGTTCTCGTCGGTCATCACCACTTCGTCGTGGAGCACATCCACGGCCACGGCGCTGTAGGCGGAATAGGGATCGCGCAGCATGCGCACCGGTTTGCGGCGCGCTACCTCCTCGCGCTTGGCCTGATTGGGATAAGCGAGTCCTCGGCTGGCTTGCGCAGAAGTGGAGGACCGAGCGCCGTATTGCGCTGCCAGTAAAAAGGGCGAGGCTTCTTCACTCGCGCCACTTTCCGCGCTGGCTGGCTCAAGTTCGCACATCGAGCCGGCAAGCTCCGGAAGCAATTCGGTCTTCACCAGCTGGGCCTGCCCGCTGGGCATTCGCAATTGGTTCGTCCAGTTATCAGGCGTCGTGGAGATGCCGAGAACCGTGGCTCCCAACGCGAAGACTCCAGTTATGACGAATGATTGCTTAGAAATTGCGCTAACCTTATGTACGGGCATGGAATGACCTCACCGCTGAATTTCCTGTTTGGGAGGCATATTATTCTTCTCCTTGCGTGTGAGTCAAGGACAAAGTGCACCCGATGGCGAGCCATGGATTGTAACTACGAGGATGCGCGAAGTCCCATGTCCTTCCGCATTCCCCAGATGGATAGTCGCCTGCTGGGGCCTGTTACCACGAATTCGCTTGACAATGCATATTCACTAGCCTATAACGGCCTTGTCTGCGCGAGATCGCTACGATCTCCAGCGGAGTTGATTGTCCGCTTTGAGGTGGCCTTCTGCTCCACCTCCCGTCTGAAATTAGCGATTAGGATTCCCATGAAGACCGTTGGAATATTACTGATTCTGCTGATGTTGACGGCTGTTCCGGGCAGTTATGCCGGCGGCCTGCAGGCCGAGCCCGCAGCCGTGCCCGCAACGGGAGCCGCGCAGCGCGCAGTACTCAATAAGTATTGTGTCACTTGCCACAACGAAAAAGTGAAGACCGCCGGGTTGCTGCTCGATCAGGCTGATGTCGATCAGGTTACAGCGAACCCGGAGCTTTGGGAAAAAGTAACGCGTAAGCTGCGTACCGGCGCCATGCCGCCGGCCGGCTTGCCGCGACCCGACAAACCAACCTACAACGCGTTTGCAACCTACCTCGAAACCTCCCTGGATTCCGCCGCGGAGGCGCATCCCAACCCTGGCCGCACCGCTTCCGTGCATCGTCTGAACCGCAGCGAATATTCCAATGCGGTGCGCGACCTGCTGGCGGTGGAGATTGACGGCACGGCGCTGCTGCCTCCCGACGACGGCGGCAAGGGCTTTGACAATCTCGCCGAGCTGCTCACCGTCTCCCCGGTGCTGATGGAGCAGTACATGTCTGTCGCCGCGCGCATTGCGGATTTGGCGGTGGGCGATCCCACCCTGCGCGCCACGGCGGAGACTTATCAAGTGCCACCCCGGCTGGTGCAGGATGACCGCGTCAGCGATGATCTGCCGTTCGGCACGCGCGGCGGCATCGCGGTGAAGCATGCGTTTCCGCTCGATGGCGAATACAACATCAAGATTCGCCTGGTGCGCAACGGCGATGAATATATCCGCGGACTGCTGGGCCAGCCCCACCCGCTGGAAGTGCGCATTGATGGCGCCAAGTTGAAGACGTTCAGAGTGGGCGGCGAAGACCACGGCGCCACCGGGCCCATTCACTCGCGCAACGGGCAATACTATGAGAGCGATCCAGATCAGACGATTTATGAATATTACGGCGACGACAAGTTGCAGTTGCGTGTGCCGGTAACCGCGGGAGCTCACCTGGTGCAGATCGCCTTCCTGAAGATGACCGCCGAGCCAGAAGGCATCCGTGAGTTGTCCCCGCGTCCTGTGGCCGCCGACTATGAAGACTACAAAGGTGGATTGCCGGGCGTAGACCGGCTGACCATCACCGGGCCGTTTAATGCCAAAGGGCCGGGGAATTCCCCGAGCCGCCAAAGAATTTTTGTCTGCCAGCCAGCGCAAGGAGCCTCCACGACAGCGGAAGAAGCGTGCGCCCGGCAGATTGTGACGAATCTCGCGCGGCGTGCCTATCGGCGTCCGCTGCAGGATAAGGACATCCAGTCGCTGCTCAATCTCTATCGCAAGGCGCGCGAAGATCGCGGGTTCGAAGCGGGCATCGAGATGGCGGTGCGGCGCATCCTGGCCGGCCCCGAGTTCCTGTTCCGCGTCGAGCGCGATCCCGCCAGCGCCGCGCCGAGTTCAGTGTTCTCAATTAGCGACGTTGAGCTGGCCTCGCGGATTTCCTTCTTCCTTTGGAGCAGCATCCCGGATGACACGCTGCTCGATCTGGCCGAGAAGAACAAGCTGCATGAGCCGGCCACGCTGGAGCAGCAAGTCCAGCGCATGCTGGCGGATCAGCGCTCTGACATGCTGGTGAATAATTTCGCCGGGCAATGGCTGGTCCTGCGAAATCTCCGCGCTGCCGCGCCCGATCCGCGCAGCTTCCCGGAGTTTGACGAAGAGCTTCGCATGGCCTTCGAGCGCGAATCCACCCTGTTTTTCGAGAGCATGTTGCGCGAAGACCGCAGCGTTCTGGAGCTGCTCAACGCCGATTACACGTTCGTGAACCAGCGGCTCGCTGAACACTACGGCATCCCCAAGGTGTATGGCAGCAGTTTCCGCCGCGTGGCCGTCACCGATGAGAATCGCCGTGGCTTGCTGGGCCAAGGTAGCATCCTGACCGTTACTTCCATGGCCAACCGCACTTCTCCGGTGTTGCGTGGCAAATGGGTTCTGGAGAATCTGCTGGGCGCTCCGCCTCCACCTCCACCGCCCAACGTGCCGGCGCTTCCCGAGAGCAAGGATATGCAGAA is a window from the Acidobacteriota bacterium genome containing:
- a CDS encoding DUF1592 domain-containing protein; translated protein: MYGHGMTSPLNFLFGRHIILLLACESRTKCTRWRAMDCNYEDARSPMSFRIPQMDSRLLGPVTTNSLDNAYSLAYNGLVCARSLRSPAELIVRFEVAFCSTSRLKLAIRIPMKTVGILLILLMLTAVPGSYAGGLQAEPAAVPATGAAQRAVLNKYCVTCHNEKVKTAGLLLDQADVDQVTANPELWEKVTRKLRTGAMPPAGLPRPDKPTYNAFATYLETSLDSAAEAHPNPGRTASVHRLNRSEYSNAVRDLLAVEIDGTALLPPDDGGKGFDNLAELLTVSPVLMEQYMSVAARIADLAVGDPTLRATAETYQVPPRLVQDDRVSDDLPFGTRGGIAVKHAFPLDGEYNIKIRLVRNGDEYIRGLLGQPHPLEVRIDGAKLKTFRVGGEDHGATGPIHSRNGQYYESDPDQTIYEYYGDDKLQLRVPVTAGAHLVQIAFLKMTAEPEGIRELSPRPVAADYEDYKGGLPGVDRLTITGPFNAKGPGNSPSRQRIFVCQPAQGASTTAEEACARQIVTNLARRAYRRPLQDKDIQSLLNLYRKAREDRGFEAGIEMAVRRILAGPEFLFRVERDPASAAPSSVFSISDVELASRISFFLWSSIPDDTLLDLAEKNKLHEPATLEQQVQRMLADQRSDMLVNNFAGQWLVLRNLRAAAPDPRSFPEFDEELRMAFERESTLFFESMLREDRSVLELLNADYTFVNQRLAEHYGIPKVYGSSFRRVAVTDENRRGLLGQGSILTVTSMANRTSPVLRGKWVLENLLGAPPPPPPPNVPALPESKDMQNLSMRKRMEQHRANPACAACHTRMDPIGLALDNFDAVGRWRAAVGGVPLDTAGVLFDGTKFSGPTELRNILVSRPDQFATTVTEKLFTYALGRELDYNDAPTVRKLVREAAKSNYRWSSLILGIIKSAPFQMRRTKSS